Proteins from a genomic interval of Lelliottia amnigena:
- the tufA_2 gene encoding elongation factor Tu translates to MFRKLLDEGRAGENVGVLLRGIKREEIERGQVLAKPGSIKPHTKFESEVYILSKDEGGRHTPFFKGYRPQFYFRTTDVTGTIELPEGVEMVMPGDNIQMVVTLIHPIAMDDGLRFAIREGGRTVGAGVVAKVIS, encoded by the coding sequence ATGTTCCGCAAACTGCTGGACGAAGGCCGTGCTGGTGAGAACGTTGGTGTTCTGCTGCGTGGTATCAAACGTGAAGAAATCGAACGTGGTCAGGTACTGGCTAAGCCAGGCTCAATCAAGCCGCACACCAAATTCGAATCTGAAGTTTATATTCTGTCCAAAGATGAAGGCGGCCGTCATACTCCGTTCTTCAAAGGCTACCGTCCACAGTTCTACTTCCGTACAACTGACGTGACCGGCACCATCGAACTGCCAGAAGGCGTAGAGATGGTAATGCCAGGCGACAACATTCAGATGGTTGTTACCCTGATCCACCCAATCGCGATGGATGACGGTCTGCGTTTCGCAATCCGTGAAGGCGGCCGTACTGTAGGCGCTGGCGTTGTAGCTAAAGTTATCAGCTAA
- the secE gene encoding preprotein translocase subunit SecE yields the protein MSANTEAQGSGRGLEAMKWVVVAVLLIVAIVGNFLYRDMMLPLRALAVVILIAAAGGVALLTTKGKATVAFAREARTEVRKVIWPTRQETLHTTLIVAAVTAVMSLILWGLDGILVRLVSFITGLRF from the coding sequence ATGAGTGCGAATACCGAAGCTCAAGGGAGCGGTCGCGGCCTGGAAGCGATGAAGTGGGTAGTTGTAGCCGTGCTGCTGATCGTAGCTATCGTTGGCAACTTCCTTTATCGTGACATGATGCTGCCGCTGCGTGCGCTGGCCGTAGTAATTCTTATTGCTGCAGCGGGTGGTGTCGCGCTGTTGACGACAAAAGGTAAAGCGACAGTTGCTTTTGCCCGCGAAGCGCGAACCGAAGTTCGCAAGGTCATTTGGCCTACTCGCCAGGAAACATTGCACACCACGCTGATCGTGGCAGCGGTGACTGCTGTAATGTCACTGATCCTGTGGGGACTAGATGGTATTCTGGTTCGCCTGGTATCCTTTATCACTGGCCTGAGGTTCTAA
- the nusG gene encoding transcription antitermination protein NusG: protein MSEAPKKRWYVVQAFSGFEGRVATSLREHIKLHNMEELFGEVMVPTEEVVEIRGGQRRKSERKFFPGYVLVQMVMDDASWHLVRSVPRVMGFIGGTSDRPAPISDKEVDAIMNRLQQVGDKPRPKTLFEPGEMVRVSDGPFADFNGVVEDVDYEKSRLTVSVSIFGRATPVELDFAQVEKA, encoded by the coding sequence ATGTCTGAAGCCCCTAAAAAGCGCTGGTACGTCGTTCAGGCGTTCTCCGGTTTTGAAGGCCGCGTAGCCACTTCGCTGCGTGAGCATATCAAATTACACAATATGGAAGAGTTGTTTGGTGAAGTCATGGTTCCGACTGAAGAAGTCGTCGAGATCCGTGGTGGCCAGCGTCGCAAAAGCGAGCGCAAATTCTTCCCGGGTTACGTGCTGGTCCAGATGGTGATGGACGATGCAAGCTGGCACCTCGTGCGCAGCGTACCACGCGTAATGGGCTTTATCGGCGGCACTTCCGACCGTCCAGCGCCAATCAGCGACAAAGAAGTCGATGCGATTATGAACCGCCTGCAGCAGGTTGGTGATAAGCCGCGTCCTAAAACGCTGTTTGAGCCGGGTGAAATGGTCCGTGTTAGTGATGGTCCGTTTGCTGACTTTAACGGCGTGGTTGAAGACGTGGACTATGAAAAGTCCCGTCTGACAGTTTCAGTTTCTATCTTTGGTCGTGCGACCCCGGTAGAACTGGACTTTGCCCAGGTCGAAAAAGCCTAG
- the rplK gene encoding 50S ribosomal protein L11 — translation MAKKVQAYVKLQVAAGMANPSPPVGPALGQQGVNIMEFCKAFNAKTESLEKGLPTPVVITVYADRSFTFITKTPPAAVLLKKAAGIKSGSGKPNKDKVGKISRTQLQEIAQTKAADMTGSDIEAMTRSIEGTARSMGLVVED, via the coding sequence ATGGCTAAGAAAGTACAAGCCTACGTTAAGCTGCAGGTTGCAGCTGGTATGGCAAACCCGAGTCCACCGGTTGGTCCAGCACTGGGTCAACAGGGCGTTAACATCATGGAATTCTGTAAAGCGTTTAACGCCAAAACAGAATCCCTGGAAAAAGGCCTGCCAACTCCGGTTGTCATCACCGTTTACGCTGACCGTTCTTTCACCTTCATTACCAAGACCCCGCCGGCAGCAGTTCTGCTGAAAAAAGCGGCTGGTATCAAGTCTGGTTCCGGTAAGCCGAACAAAGACAAAGTTGGTAAAATTTCCCGCACTCAGCTGCAGGAAATCGCGCAGACCAAAGCTGCCGACATGACTGGTTCTGACATTGAAGCGATGACTCGCTCCATTGAAGGTACTGCACGTTCCATGGGCCTGGTAGTGGAGGATTAA
- the rplA gene encoding 50S ribosomal protein L1 — MAKLTKRMSVIRDKVDATKQYDITEAIALLKELATAKFVESVDVAVNLGIDARKSDQNVRGATVLPNGTGRSVRVAVFAQGANAEAAKAAGAELVGMEDLADQIKKGEMNFDVVIASPDAMRVVGQLGQVLGPRGLMPNPKVGTVTPNVAEAVKNAKAGQVRYRNDKNGIIHTTIGKVDFETEKLKENLESLLVALKKAKPTQAKGVYIKKISLSTTMGAGVAVDQAGLTAVAN, encoded by the coding sequence ATGGCTAAACTGACCAAGCGCATGTCCGTAATTCGTGACAAAGTTGATGCGACCAAACAGTACGACATCACCGAAGCTATCGCACTGCTGAAAGAACTGGCTACTGCTAAGTTCGTAGAAAGCGTTGACGTTGCTGTTAACCTCGGCATTGATGCTCGTAAATCTGATCAGAACGTTCGTGGTGCAACTGTACTGCCAAACGGTACTGGCCGTTCCGTTCGCGTAGCTGTATTTGCTCAGGGTGCAAACGCTGAAGCTGCTAAAGCTGCAGGCGCTGAACTGGTAGGTATGGAAGATCTGGCTGATCAGATCAAGAAAGGCGAAATGAACTTTGACGTTGTTATTGCTTCTCCGGATGCAATGCGCGTTGTTGGCCAGCTGGGCCAGGTTCTGGGTCCACGTGGCCTGATGCCAAACCCTAAAGTTGGTACTGTAACGCCTAACGTTGCTGAAGCGGTTAAGAACGCTAAAGCAGGTCAGGTTCGTTATCGTAACGACAAAAACGGTATCATCCACACTACCATCGGTAAAGTGGACTTCGAAACCGAAAAATTGAAAGAAAACCTGGAATCTCTGCTGGTTGCGCTGAAAAAAGCGAAACCTACACAGGCTAAAGGCGTGTACATCAAGAAAATTAGCCTGTCCACCACCATGGGCGCAGGCGTTGCAGTAGATCAGGCTGGCTTGACTGCTGTAGCAAACTAA
- the rplJ gene encoding 50S ribosomal protein L10, with protein sequence MALNLQDKQAIVAEVSEVAKGALSAVVADSRGVTVDKMTELRKAGREAGVYMRVVRNTLLRRVVEGTQFECLKDAFVGPTLIAYSMEHPGAAARLFKDFAKANAKFEVKAAAFEGELIPASQIDRLATLPTYEEAIARLMATMKEASAGKLVRTLAAVRDAKEAA encoded by the coding sequence ATGGCTTTAAATCTTCAAGACAAACAAGCGATTGTTGCTGAAGTCAGCGAAGTAGCCAAAGGCGCGCTGTCTGCAGTAGTTGCGGATTCCCGTGGCGTTACTGTAGACAAAATGACTGAACTGCGTAAAGCAGGTCGCGAAGCCGGCGTATACATGCGTGTTGTTCGTAACACCTTGCTGCGCCGTGTTGTTGAAGGTACTCAGTTTGAGTGCCTGAAAGACGCGTTCGTTGGTCCGACCCTGATTGCATATTCTATGGAACACCCGGGCGCAGCTGCTCGTCTGTTCAAAGATTTCGCGAAAGCGAATGCAAAATTTGAGGTCAAAGCCGCAGCCTTTGAAGGTGAGTTGATCCCGGCATCGCAAATCGATCGCCTGGCTACACTGCCGACCTACGAAGAAGCAATTGCACGCCTGATGGCAACCATGAAAGAAGCTTCGGCTGGCAAACTGGTTCGCACTCTGGCTGCTGTTCGCGATGCGAAAGAAGCGGCTTAA
- the rplL gene encoding 50S ribosomal protein L7/L12, with product MSITKDQIIEAVAAMSVMDVVELISAMEEKFGVSAAAAVAVAAGPAEAAEEKTEFDVILKGIGANKVAVIKAVRGATGLGLKEAKDLVESAPAALKEGVSKDDAEALKKSLEEAGAEVEVK from the coding sequence ATGTCTATCACTAAAGATCAAATCATTGAAGCAGTTGCAGCTATGTCCGTAATGGACGTTGTAGAACTGATCTCTGCAATGGAAGAAAAATTCGGCGTTTCTGCTGCTGCTGCTGTAGCTGTAGCTGCTGGCCCAGCTGAAGCTGCTGAAGAGAAAACTGAATTCGACGTTATTCTGAAAGGTATTGGCGCGAACAAAGTTGCAGTTATCAAAGCTGTACGTGGCGCAACTGGCCTGGGTCTGAAAGAAGCTAAAGACCTGGTAGAATCTGCTCCAGCCGCTCTGAAAGAAGGCGTGAGCAAAGATGACGCAGAAGCACTGAAAAAATCTCTGGAAGAAGCTGGCGCTGAAGTTGAAGTTAAATAA